The Tenrec ecaudatus isolate mTenEca1 chromosome 9, mTenEca1.hap1, whole genome shotgun sequence genome window below encodes:
- the LOC142457266 gene encoding LOW QUALITY PROTEIN: AP-2 complex subunit beta-like (The sequence of the model RefSeq protein was modified relative to this genomic sequence to represent the inferred CDS: inserted 1 base in 1 codon), translated as MEVLYSYYCWRIAHWEPSPHRGEAGLSGGPDPRRRSRVSGAHLLPRTNRKLPMGGSSRWAGAPGGRELPGARGTSGRLSLLSLSLTSFLHRGRYQTLCSMAQARIPAFPHSRPPLLEPRRHWNQRILESSATEDSGNPELCNWGYIHWYLLSTDSVTAKEVVLSEKPLISKETDLIEPTLLDELICHTDSVASVYHQLPNAFVEGSLRIHNKHXIQYGSTDSGDNPVGTITATNLEQPQLLYSGNLLIPQGDLLNLDLSLPVNEPQVSSMQMGAVDLLAGELDSLAGQSCIPSSVPAKFALPPTTADHLLLLNDLFEFSTETGEYVTAAKFKGLEISGTFTYHQGDIYMEMNFTHTGLQHMTDFAIQLNKNNFGAMPSTPLTIYTPLMPNQSIDISLLLNTLDPVMKMELLQVVVKNNMDVVVVI; from the exons CGCATCGCCCACTGGGAGCCTTCCCCGCACCGCGGCGAGGCCGGACTCTCGGGCGGCCCGGACCCCAGACGCCGGAGCCGGGTTTCCGGGGCCCACTTGCTGCCGCGCACCAACCGGAAGCTCCCTATGGGCGGGAGCTCCCGGTGGGCGGGAGCTCCCGGTGGGCGGGAGCTCCCG GGCGCCCGGGGCACCTCTGGccggctcagtctcctctcactcTCCTTAACCTCCTTCCTGCACCGAGGCCGCTACCAGACCCTTTGTTCCATGGCCCAGGCCCGCATTCCCGCATTCCCGCATTCCCGCCCACCTCTTCTGGAGCCCCGGCGTCATT GGAATCAACGAATTCTAGAAAGTTCGGCAACCGAGGACTCTGGTAACCCTGAACTTTGCAACTGGGGCTACATTCACTGGTACCTTCTGTCAACAGATTCCGTCACTGCCAAAGAAGTAGTCTTGTCTGAGAAACCACTGATCTCCAAGGAAACAGACCTTATTGAGCCAACCTTGTTAGATGAACTAATCTGTCACACTGACTCTGTAGCCTCTGTGTACCATCAGCTTCCCAATGCGTTTGTAGAAGGAAGTCTTAGGATCCATAACAAAC CCATTCAATATGGAAGCACTGATTCTGGTGACAACCCTGTTGGCACGATCACTGCAACCAACTTGGAACAACCTCAGCTTCTTTACTCAGGCAACCTTTTGATTCCTCAAGGAGATCTTTTGAATCTTGATCTTAGTCTCCCAGTCAATGAGCCACAGGTGTCTTCCATGCAAATGGGAGCAGTGGATCTCTTGGCAGGGGAACTAGATAGTCTGGCTGGGCAGTCCTGCATCCCATCTTCAGTGCCTGCAAAATTTGCTCTTCCACCTACTACTGCTGACCACCTACTACTGCTGAATGACCTTTTTGAATTTTCCACAGAAACAGGAGAATATGTGACTGCAGCAAagtttaaaggcttggagatttcAGGAACATTCACTTACCATCAAGGCGACATCTATATGGAAATGAACTTCACCCACACAGGTTTGCAGCACATGACAGACTTTGCCATCCAGTTAAACAAGAATAACTTTGGTGCCATGCCCAGCACACCTCTGACCATCTATACACCACTGATGCCAAACCAGAGCATTGACATCTCCCTTCTTCTCAACACCTTAGACCCAGTCATGAAGATGGAACTTCTGCAGGTGGTTGTGAAAAATAATATGGATgtcgtggtagttatataa